One Helianthus annuus cultivar XRQ/B chromosome 12, HanXRQr2.0-SUNRISE, whole genome shotgun sequence genomic region harbors:
- the LOC110893213 gene encoding uncharacterized protein LOC110893213, with translation MNQANPNFQGAQGNFVPRQQQYNQGNYRGGNNFGYQGQFQQSGGQSGSSGQTSSSGNEFMDMLREMQQDMQKRNQLDEVRTQNGEVRDKSIQTLTTQMGQLAMEVAELKKGKGQLPSDTKVNPSHNSSRNIPINHVSVLRSGKEFKANLSSGLVDGVVEDTTGNECDEDEISPSIVSKDSNVEKVIQKPGLGEIFKDKNEEGGPSQIPFPSALTDPGVVSLGAGVSILLGGLYDQYDFGPLARVETTVVLADLSHKLPRGTVQDVIVKVDEFYYPDDFLVLDYSSVHPKQQQNVTFGRPFFSTAHAVIDCRFGTVNMTFGNRKMRLNVYTNNSNSIGVDECFMADLVDGCDLYEYEEDSVDTCFCDFSKQVHACALRVKEKEQDAMALKEGRPPWTHQFESLPVEINSSTKPSLEEPPTLELKDLPSHMKMTYKTPIGTTPYRLVYGKGCHLPMKLAYRAHWAIKTVNADYDEAGKIRKLQLSKIEEVRDEAYECASAYKDKLKKVHDAKIRKRTFEVSQKVWLYNSRSKLFAGKLKSKWMGPYMITRVGQFGDVDIEDVHTNVKQTVNGRQLKPYLEGNDINNLELDKVGYILRPVNGEQA, from the exons ATGAACCAAGCCAACCCAAATTTCCAAGGTGCTCAAGGAAATTTCGTACCTCGTCAACAACAATATAATCAAGGTAATTATCGAGGTGGAAACAATTTCGGCTACCAAGGTCAATTTCAACAATCGGGTGGTCAAAGTGGTTCTTCGGGTCAAACTTCATCAAGCGGGAATGAATTTATGGATATGCTTCGGGAAATGCAACAAGATATGCAAAAGAGGAATCAACTTGATGAAGTTCGGACGCAAAATGGTGAAGTTCGTGACAAGAGCATTCAAACGTTAAcaactcaaatgggtcaactagCAATGGAGGTGGCGGAGTTAAAAAAAGGTAAAGGTCAACTTcctagcgacactaaggtaaatcctTCTCATAACTCATCACGTAATATTCCTATTAaccatgttagtgttttaagaagtggAAAAGAATTCAAAGCAAATTTGTCATCGGGtttggttgatggggtggttgaggataCTACGGGAAATGAATGTGATGAGGATGAAATCTCACCCTCAATTGTGTCCAAGGACTCTAATGTTGAAAAGGTAATTCAAAAACCGGGGTTGGGTGAAATTTTTAAAGATAAAAATGAGGAAGGGGGGCCAAGCCAAATCCCATTTCCATCGGCTTTAACTGACCCGG gcgTTGTTAGTCTTGGAGCCGGAGTGAGTATTTTACTGGGGGGCTTATacgaccaatatgattttggtccattaGCACGGGTTGAGACAACGGTGGTTCtcgccgatttgtctcataagctaccCCGAGGGACGGTGCAAGAtgtcatagtcaaagttgatgaGTTTTACTATCCTGATGACTTTTTAGTCTTAGATTACTCATCCGTGcacccaaaacaacaacaaaatgttacTTTCGGTCGGCCATTTTTTAGCACCGCTCATGCCGTGATTGATTGTCGATTTGGTACAGTCAACATGACATTCGGCAATAGAAAAATGAGATTGAATGTTTACACTAACAATTCTAATTCTATTGGCGTTGATGAGTGCTTTATGGCAGATTTAGTTGACGGATGTGACCTGTATGAGTATGAGGAAGATAGTGTGGACActtgtttttgtgatttttctaAACAGGTACATGCTTGTGCATTGAGGGTTAAGGAGAAAGAACAAGATGCTATGGCACTTAAAGAGGGTCGACCGCCATGGACCCATCAGTTTGAGAGCTTACCGGTGGAAATTAATTCGAGTACGAAACCGTCTTTGGAGGAGCCACCGACATTGGAACTGAAAGACTTGCCAAGCCACATGAA GATGACCTATAAAACTCCTATTGGTACAACTCCTTACCGATTAGTGTATGGGAAAGGATGTCACTTACCAATGAAGTTAGCTTATCGGGCACATTGGGCAATAAAAACGGTGAACGCGGATTACGATGAAGCGGGTAAGATTCGGAAATTACAGTTGAGCAAGATAGAAGAGGTCCGAGATGAAGCTTATGAGTGTGCGTCGGCGTACAAGGATAAGCTCAAAAAGGTTCATGATGCGAAGATTAGGAAGCGAACCTTTGAAGTGAGCCAGAAAGTGTGGTTGTATAACTCGAGATCGAAGTTATTCGCGGGCAAGCtaaaaagtaaatggatgggtcCATACATGATTACGCGAGTGGGTCAATTTGGTGATGTTGATATTGAAGATGTTCATACGAATGTGAAGCAAACAGTGAATGGACGTCAGCTCAAGCCATATTTGGAAGGCAATGACATCAACAATCTCGAGCTCGACAAGGTGGGCTACATCCTACGCCCGGTAAACGGGGAACAagcatga